CGTGAGCACATTCATCTTTCGATGTTTCAGAATCAAACTGCCATCGTCGTCCAACAGCACCACGGAATCAAACAACCGTTCGCCGTCTTTCTCCGACACTCCGACGGACAGATACACACCGTGTTGCTGAGCAATCTTGGACAAAGCCTCCGTGTCTTTTCCCGGGATGGGTCCTGCCAACTCATGAGCTTTCGGGTTCACCCACCCGTACAAAGAAGTCTCTGGAAAACAGACGATCACGGCTCCCTCGCTGGACGCCTCCGCGACGGCATTCTCAATGCGTCTGAGATTTCCTTCTCGGTCACCATCGATGCAATAGATCTGGGCCATCGCAACCCGGCAAATCTTCTCGTTCGTCGCGGCATCGGTCGCATTCGCGATCGTTGGCACCACCGCAACGATCAGAAGCAGAAAAATGGCAAGCACTCGACACCAAACCGACTTCATAACAGACATCTCCCGGGATTGACTCAGGCGGGCTCCATTGCCCACCTTCAGTCTAACGGGTCAGATCGCGGAAGCGACGCATGTTGCCGCTATGGCAAAACCGGAACCCTCAATCGCCTACACCGGCGTCCTGCAATCGAGACATCACACGCTTCCATCCCAAGCTCTTCGCGAGCGTGGAAGGCGTCATCCCGTTTGGAGCAGCCTTGCTCGGATCGGCCCCATGTTTCAAGCACACATCGACGCCGTCCAACGACCCCGCCAACGCCAATTGATGCAGGAATGTGTATCCGTTGTCGTCCGCTTCGTGAACCAACTCCGGATTCTCGGTTAGCGTCTCGTCGAATGAGTCTCGCATGTTGACCGACATCGGATGCTCCGTCTCGGCCACCTTCTCGTAGTCCTGCGGCTTGACCTCCGGGTGACTGAAACGAGAAAACAAGCCCTTCTTCTTCGTTGCGGATTCACCGATGTAATCGGGGGGAACCAAATTGACCATGCCCACAGCTCCAAAATCGAAGCCCCATGCCTGGTCATGCTGCTTGCGTTCCGAATCACTCATCCGTGCACGCATCAAATCAACCGTGAACCCTCCGTACACGTCGCCTGACATCACGTACATCCAATCACACAACTGACGCCCTGGAATTCTGACTCGATCTCCTTCGCTGACGCTCTTCAAGGAAGTTGGCGCGTTGATCAAAGTCCCTTCGACCTTGCGCCCATCAAAGCTGACATCCATCAACCACATGTGTTCGCATTCCAACGCATCGGGATCCTGGGCTCGAACTTCAGGCGGATCAGTGAAGGTTGCCTTCACTGCGGCCATCTCCAGACCTGGGATGATCCGGCGACGTTCCCATGCCATCTCACGCCAAAAATAGCGAAACGTCTTGCGGGCTTTGGCCGCCGCTTCGTTCATCTCGGAATCATTTCCGGGTGATTTGAAAACAGGAGATGCTTGTGCTGACATGATCGAACCCCGACTTTGCTGATCGAAAGAAATTGGCACGTGACGACTCACAAAGGCGATTGCGCGGACCGCCCAATCGCCAACGTGAAAACTCGTCCAAGCCTCGAAGCTCTCTCACCATCCCACCACGCGGTTTGCAAATTGGCATCGATCAGTGCCAGGGCGAAGTTGCTTGGAACGCATTAGCATACCCCAGATGGAGCAGGCAGTGGCCCCTTTCGGGCACCCTACCATCCTCCATTGGCCCGAAAAGAGAATCAAACCCCCATTAAGGATGCCAGCGAAGTCGCGGCGTCCGGGCGTGACTGACCCGTTTTCTGTTCGCAAAGGGCCGCCAGATCAGTTCGCAACATTGAATCTTCGGTAGCATCCGAGCAGAAACATATGCACCGCGTAGGCCATCAAGCCGAATCCAACGACCCCCAACAAAATTCGACCGTACGTCTGGCTCGCAATGGCCGAAAGTGCATCTCCCATTCCCGCGATCTCTCCATTCCCAGTTCCCTGCCAAGCGGACTGAGCCAAGAAGTATCCGATGATTACAAAAGCGATCCCGCGTGTGATCAAACCAATGCGACCGGCGTGCAGCGCCGTTGTCCGAAATGCGTCGCCCATCTCAGCCAACTGATACTTCGTCATGAACTTGGCATGGTAACCCTTCACCGCAAAGTAGATTCCCACACCAATTGTGATGGCCCCTGCAGCCCCAAGGACGATCCGCCCTGGCATGCTATCCAGCAGGAAGGACGCTTTTGACGATTGCCCACTCGATGGGCCACCCACCCAACCCAGCGACAGCGATCCCGCATAGGAACCGAGCACCGCGTACGCAACACCACTGATCGCGTATCCGGTTCGCTTCACCAACCCTTTCGCTTCCGTGCCAGCCCCTTCGGTGTCTTGGATTGCTTGCACCCAACGCCAAGCGGTGTAACCGAGCAAACCAATCGCGACCAAACCCAACATCAATTTGCCATAGGGTTGCTCGCCAATCTCTCGAATCGCATTGCGAGCCCCGCCCACTTCACCACCGGCACCAATCGTGACACGAAAGGCGAGGAAACCAACGATGAAATACACGACGCCCTTGGCAATGTGCCCCGCACGGCCAAGGGTTTCGACCCAAGAAGGAACTTGCGGCAAACGAGCTTCTTGAAAACCACGCCAGGAGAAACGAGAGGTCGTGTTGGCAGACATGAATGAGGCCTCGATGGAACACAGTGGAAGGTGACGATGGCGTTGCAAACGCGGATTTCGGACCGGAACATGCCATGACATCCACGGTCAAATAAACTGCGTCTCATCATTCGCAAAGCTCATGCCGGTTCTCATTCAAAACGTGGCGAATGCGCGTCCCCGCTTCACGACGTCGCCATCTCAGCGATGGGTTGATCCTCTTTGATGGGTTCACAATCCTCCGTGCTTTCGTCACACGATTCTTCCCCCAGAACAACAGCCAGCGGGAACGTCGAATCGAACGCGGCGAAGATCTGGCGCATCATGATCAGCATCGGGACAGCCAACAAAACACCGGGCAATCCCCACATCACTCCCCAAAACGCAACCGCGACCAAAACCACAATCGGGCCGACTTTCAACGTTCGACCGACCACGGCGGGTGTGATGAATTGCCCTTCGATCGCGGTCACCAACCAGAACGCAAACGCGGTCATCAGCGCTCGCGTGGAGGAGTCAAACGCACTGCCTGCAGCCAACAACACCAACCCCGTCGCCCCCAAAGGTCCGACATAGGGAATGAAATTAAACAATCCCGCCAAGACGCCCCAAAGAATCGGCGTCGGCATTCCCACCGCCCACATGACCAGCGTCGCCGCGACAGCCAGCCCCAAATTGATCGCACTGATTTGTGCGAGATAGCGGCCGACATTGTCCTGTATGTCTCCAATGGTTCTCAAGACGCTCTCGCGCCGCTCCTCATCGGGCAACACGTTCAAGATTCGATTGAGAAGATCGTCCCCCGTCGAAAGCATGAAGAACGTCAACACGGCAATGGCCATGATGAACGCCAACACGCTTCCGGTCGTGTTGATCAGATACGAAGAATCAATCAACCCAGGCTGATCCACTTGAATCTTCAGTGTCTGCTCGACACCGATTTCTTCCCCGGTCTTTCGCACTGACTCTTCCGCTTCATTCACCTCATCGATCCGCTCGGTCAGAGAATCGAAGTTACCTCGAAATCGATGCAAGCTCTCGGGCGCACGGTCCATCCACGTTTGCATCGGTGAATAGAGAAGCGTTGCGATCAAGGCGATCGAAAGGAACGCAACCAGAATGACCAAACCACTGGCCAACGACTTGGGAATCCCTCGTTTGCAAAGACGCGAAACCGCGGGTCGCAACGTCAGGTACGCCAGCACAGCGATTGACAGCGGCACAAACAAAGCCGCCCCCAGATACAGCAAACCGCAGAGCAAACAAATAGCGATCACAATCAGCCACGGATCGCTTCCCCCGGAAGGCGAATGAGAGTCGACGATCGATCTCGTTCTGCCCGAATCAACCGGACGATCGATTCGTATTCGCTGCTGAAACGAGTCGCCCATGGAAGCTCAAAGGTTGTGGGGATCGAAAGGATGTGAAAGCATTGTTGCGTTTCGAAGATCACGAATCACACATCAGTCCCCAACCAGTCGCAAATCTCATTCCGATCGCGATTGCCTGCAGGAACCGACCCAACGAAAAACAGGCCCGCAGCCAAAAGAGCCGCGAGCCTCTGGGGTCAGTCGTCCGTCGTTCGCCAGTTCAGACTGGCATTCAACCGATCAGCGTTTGAAGATCCGTGTGGGTTCTTCCGCGGTGATTTTCGACGACAACGATTGGCTGGCCAATTGAGTTGTCAATCGGACCGAACCTTCTCCATCGCCTTCGGCTTTCACGGTGTAGGTCACTTCATCACCAGGCTGCATCTTCTTGATGGGAGCAAACTGGATCGACTGGCCATCTTCCTTCAACTCCGTTGGCCCATCAGCGGACACGAACTTCAACCCATCTGCCAGCTCAGCGGTCAGACGAACATTGTTGTCGATCGCATCGCCTTCGTTCCAAACCTTGATGGTGTAAATCACTTCGCTTCCGTCTTTGACAGGGTCTTCGTCGTCAACGACCGTCAGTTGAAGTGCCGGCAGACGAACGACCTTGGCACGGGCCATCGCAGTGGCGGTGGCACGCGTCGTCGCATTTTCTTCCGATTTGGCCGGGTCGACCGTGCAAACACTGGTCGCCTTCACCTTCGTGGGAATTTCGTCCAATTCTCCAGTGCGAATGGCATAGTCAATCGTGGCACTTTGGCCGGGATTCAGTTTCTCAATCGTCAGCATTTCCTCGGCCATCTTGGGCGAATTGTCTTGCTGTGATTGCTCACTGTTCTTGCCGTTCTCCGAGTTTGAACCCGACTGACTGTCCGATTTTGCAACGGTTGGCTGACCTTCGGACTGCTTCTTCGAATTGCTCTGTTGCGATTGATCGCCGGACTTCAACTGCGGCTCACTCAGATCAGCCAGGTTGGCTGCTGCAGGCCACATCAGGTTGATGCGAACGTCTTCGGCAGGAGCATTGCCTTGGTTCGTGATCGTCGCAGTGAAGTGCGCCAAGTCATTCCCATACAGACGGTTGGGACCATTGACATTTGCCACCAAGTCAGCCGAAACCACTTTGGTCTGCGTCTTTTGACTGCGTGAACTCAGCTCGCTTTCGTCTGCTTTCGCCACAGCACGGCTGCCAAATTCACCGCTCTTGGACGCATAGACGCGAGCCAAAAACTTGCGAGTGTCACCGGCTTTCAGCCCGTCGACATTGAACTTCAACTCTTTCTCACCATCGATCGTGGCCAAACCATCGCCCAACGAATCCGTGATGGTGATTGGACCGACATCGCCGCTGCCGCCGTTCTTCAGCGTGTATTCCACCTCGATGACGTTGCATCGATTGGCCTCTTTGGGCGCAAACTTGGTCAGTTCCAACTTGGGCTTGACGGCCTCGCTGGTCAAACAAATCGCAGGTTTGTAGCTGACCACTTCCAAGCAACTACGGATCTCACCTTCTTTGTCCGCAACCGCTTCGACGTCGAATTTCCTCGACTCTCCCGGCTTCAGCATTTGAATCACCATTTGATTCTTGCTGTTGTTGTTCTTCTTCTGTTTGTCTTCGGACTGCGACTTCTTCTCGTTCTGTTGCTTGCCGGATTGAGAGACGGATTCGATGGTCAGTCCTTCTGCGCTCTTCTGCGCCAACTTCACTTGATGAAGCGTGACCGCGTCAGAAATGTTCGTGACCTCGACGGTGTAGTTGAAACTCTCGCCGAGACGAACCTCCTCCGGCATCTGACTGGACACCTTCAAAAACCCATCGCCGGTCGAAAGGGACGTTTGAGCTTGGGCGGATGGAAGCAGGGAAGCGGAGCAGATGGCCGCTGCTGCGAAGAAGAGACTTCTTCGGAATGAAGTCATGACATACCTCTTGCTAATTGTGAAATCGATCGTGAATTGAAAGGCGTCGCCACCTGACGACAGCACCGACTTCACGCAACGACTATGCCAGCCACCAACTTTCTTCGATGAAGA
Above is a window of Rhodopirellula islandica DNA encoding:
- a CDS encoding DUF2314 domain-containing protein, with protein sequence MSAQASPVFKSPGNDSEMNEAAAKARKTFRYFWREMAWERRRIIPGLEMAAVKATFTDPPEVRAQDPDALECEHMWLMDVSFDGRKVEGTLINAPTSLKSVSEGDRVRIPGRQLCDWMYVMSGDVYGGFTVDLMRARMSDSERKQHDQAWGFDFGAVGMVNLVPPDYIGESATKKKGLFSRFSHPEVKPQDYEKVAETEHPMSVNMRDSFDETLTENPELVHEADDNGYTFLHQLALAGSLDGVDVCLKHGADPSKAAPNGMTPSTLAKSLGWKRVMSRLQDAGVGD
- a CDS encoding DUF1206 domain-containing protein; translation: MSANTTSRFSWRGFQEARLPQVPSWVETLGRAGHIAKGVVYFIVGFLAFRVTIGAGGEVGGARNAIREIGEQPYGKLMLGLVAIGLLGYTAWRWVQAIQDTEGAGTEAKGLVKRTGYAISGVAYAVLGSYAGSLSLGWVGGPSSGQSSKASFLLDSMPGRIVLGAAGAITIGVGIYFAVKGYHAKFMTKYQLAEMGDAFRTTALHAGRIGLITRGIAFVIIGYFLAQSAWQGTGNGEIAGMGDALSAIASQTYGRILLGVVGFGLMAYAVHMFLLGCYRRFNVAN
- a CDS encoding AI-2E family transporter, which codes for MGDSFQQRIRIDRPVDSGRTRSIVDSHSPSGGSDPWLIVIAICLLCGLLYLGAALFVPLSIAVLAYLTLRPAVSRLCKRGIPKSLASGLVILVAFLSIALIATLLYSPMQTWMDRAPESLHRFRGNFDSLTERIDEVNEAEESVRKTGEEIGVEQTLKIQVDQPGLIDSSYLINTTGSVLAFIMAIAVLTFFMLSTGDDLLNRILNVLPDEERRESVLRTIGDIQDNVGRYLAQISAINLGLAVAATLVMWAVGMPTPILWGVLAGLFNFIPYVGPLGATGLVLLAAGSAFDSSTRALMTAFAFWLVTAIEGQFITPAVVGRTLKVGPIVVLVAVAFWGVMWGLPGVLLAVPMLIMMRQIFAAFDSTFPLAVVLGEESCDESTEDCEPIKEDQPIAEMATS
- a CDS encoding COG1361 family protein, which encodes MTSFRRSLFFAAAAICSASLLPSAQAQTSLSTGDGFLKVSSQMPEEVRLGESFNYTVEVTNISDAVTLHQVKLAQKSAEGLTIESVSQSGKQQNEKKSQSEDKQKKNNNSKNQMVIQMLKPGESRKFDVEAVADKEGEIRSCLEVVSYKPAICLTSEAVKPKLELTKFAPKEANRCNVIEVEYTLKNGGSGDVGPITITDSLGDGLATIDGEKELKFNVDGLKAGDTRKFLARVYASKSGEFGSRAVAKADESELSSRSQKTQTKVVSADLVANVNGPNRLYGNDLAHFTATITNQGNAPAEDVRINLMWPAAANLADLSEPQLKSGDQSQQSNSKKQSEGQPTVAKSDSQSGSNSENGKNSEQSQQDNSPKMAEEMLTIEKLNPGQSATIDYAIRTGELDEIPTKVKATSVCTVDPAKSEENATTRATATAMARAKVVRLPALQLTVVDDEDPVKDGSEVIYTIKVWNEGDAIDNNVRLTAELADGLKFVSADGPTELKEDGQSIQFAPIKKMQPGDEVTYTVKAEGDGEGSVRLTTQLASQSLSSKITAEEPTRIFKR
- a CDS encoding carbon-nitrogen hydrolase family protein, which codes for MLAIFLLLIVAVVPTIANATDAATNEKICRVAMAQIYCIDGDREGNLRRIENAVAEASSEGAVIVCFPETSLYGWVNPKAHELAGPIPGKDTEALSKIAQQHGVYLSVGVSEKDGERLFDSVVLLDDDGSLILKHRKMNVLTHLMSPPYTRGETVEVVETKFGRVGMLICADTFDEEVVERMAAQQPDLLLVPYGWAAQADAWPGHGPSLRHTIAKAAKTIGCPIVGTNLVGSISGGPWQGMIYGGQSYAVTPDGTVLSQGADRDREICVVDVVVGE